The following proteins come from a genomic window of Leisingera daeponensis DSM 23529:
- the ugpB gene encoding sn-glycerol-3-phosphate ABC transporter substrate-binding protein UgpB: MSVKSLLCASAILAVAGSTAFAETEIQWWHAMGGTNGERVNKIAEDFNATQDDYKVVPVYKGNYTETMTAAIAAFRAKEHPQIVQVFEVGTATMMSAKGAIYPVEQLMNDTGEPFDGDAFLPAVVSYYETPEGELLSMPFNSSTPVLWYNKDALDAAGAEVPETWDEVKAAAQKLVGNGMKCGLSFGWQSWVMIENFSAWHNLPTGTQENGFAGFDTELTFNNDKLAARLDDVASMGKDGLFVYGGRRGDSLPLFTNGECGMWMNSSAYYGSIKDQAGFEFGQTMLPLDTGVADAPQNSIIGGATLWVLAGHEEEEYKGTAKFLSYLSSPEVQAWWHQETGYVPITAAAYELSKEQGFYDSNPGTDTAIKQLSLNTPTANSRGLRYGNFVQVRDVINEELEALWGGEKTAQEALDAAVERGNDLLRKFERTAK; the protein is encoded by the coding sequence CTCGGCAATTCTGGCCGTCGCCGGCAGCACCGCATTTGCAGAAACCGAAATTCAGTGGTGGCACGCCATGGGCGGCACCAATGGCGAGCGCGTCAACAAGATCGCCGAAGACTTCAACGCCACTCAGGACGACTACAAGGTCGTGCCCGTCTACAAGGGCAACTACACCGAGACCATGACCGCGGCGATTGCCGCCTTCCGCGCCAAGGAACACCCGCAGATTGTGCAGGTCTTCGAGGTCGGCACCGCCACCATGATGTCCGCCAAGGGCGCGATCTACCCGGTCGAACAGCTCATGAACGACACAGGCGAACCGTTTGACGGCGACGCCTTCCTGCCCGCCGTGGTGTCCTATTACGAAACCCCCGAGGGCGAGCTGCTGTCGATGCCCTTCAACAGCTCCACCCCGGTGCTGTGGTACAACAAGGACGCGCTGGACGCGGCCGGCGCCGAGGTGCCCGAAACCTGGGACGAGGTGAAAGCCGCGGCGCAGAAGCTGGTCGGCAACGGCATGAAATGCGGCCTGTCCTTCGGCTGGCAGTCCTGGGTGATGATCGAGAACTTCTCGGCCTGGCACAACCTGCCCACCGGCACCCAGGAAAACGGCTTTGCGGGCTTTGACACCGAACTGACCTTCAACAACGACAAGCTGGCCGCGCGCCTGGATGATGTCGCGTCGATGGGCAAGGACGGCCTGTTCGTCTATGGCGGCCGCCGCGGCGACAGCCTGCCGCTGTTCACCAACGGCGAATGCGGCATGTGGATGAACTCCTCGGCCTATTACGGCTCGATCAAGGACCAGGCCGGGTTCGAATTCGGCCAGACCATGCTGCCGCTGGACACCGGCGTGGCCGACGCGCCGCAGAACTCGATCATCGGCGGCGCGACCCTGTGGGTGCTGGCCGGCCACGAGGAGGAGGAATACAAGGGCACCGCCAAGTTCCTCAGCTACCTGTCCTCGCCCGAGGTGCAGGCCTGGTGGCACCAGGAGACCGGTTACGTGCCGATCACCGCGGCAGCCTATGAGCTGTCCAAGGAGCAGGGGTTCTATGACAGCAACCCGGGCACCGACACCGCGATCAAGCAGCTCAGCCTGAACACCCCCACCGCCAACAGCCGCGGCCTGCGCTATGGCAACTTCGTTCAGGTCCGCGACGTGATCAACGAGGAGCTGGAAGCGCTGTGGGGCGGCGAGAAAACCGCACAGGAGGCGCTGGACGCCGCGGTTGAGCGCGGCAACGACCTGCTGCGCAAGTTCGAGCGCACCGCCAAGTAA
- the hutU gene encoding urocanate hydratase: MSDPRKNTRDIFPPTGTELNAKSWMTEAPLRMMMNNLHPDVAENPHELVVYGGIGRAARTWKDFDMIVETLKNLEEDQTLMVQSGKPVGVFQTHKDAPRVLIANSNLVPHWANWDHFNELDKKGLMMYGQMTAGSWIYIGTQGIVQGTYETFAEAGRQHYGGDLKGKWILTGGLGGMGGAQPLAAVFAGACCLAVECNPDSIDFRLRTKYLDEKAETLDEALEMIERWTAAGEAKSVGLLGNAAEIFPELVERAKAGGIRPDIVTDQTSAHDPVNGYLPLGWTMGEWKERRVSEPKAVEMAARASMRVQVKAMCDFHAMGVPTVDYGNNIRQMALEEGLENAFDFPGFVPAYIRPLFCRGIGPFRWAALSGDPEDIRKTDAKMKELFPENEGLHRWLDMAQERIAFQGLPARICWIGLGDRHKAGLAFNEMVRTGELKAPVVIGRDHLDSGSVASPNRETEAMMDGSDAVSDWPLLNALLNTASGATWVSLHHGGGVGMGFSQHSGVVICCDGSEDAARRIGRVLWNDPATGVMRHADAGYEIAKDCAREHGLNLPGILG; this comes from the coding sequence ATGAGCGATCCCCGCAAGAACACCCGCGACATCTTCCCGCCGACCGGCACGGAGCTTAACGCCAAGTCCTGGATGACCGAGGCGCCGCTGCGGATGATGATGAACAACCTGCATCCGGATGTGGCCGAAAACCCGCATGAGCTGGTGGTGTACGGCGGCATCGGCCGCGCCGCGCGCACCTGGAAGGATTTCGACATGATCGTCGAGACCCTGAAAAACCTTGAGGAAGATCAGACCCTTATGGTTCAGTCGGGCAAGCCCGTGGGCGTCTTCCAGACCCACAAGGACGCGCCCCGCGTGCTGATCGCCAACTCCAACCTGGTGCCGCATTGGGCCAACTGGGACCACTTCAACGAGCTCGATAAGAAGGGCCTGATGATGTACGGCCAGATGACGGCCGGCTCCTGGATCTATATCGGCACGCAGGGCATCGTGCAGGGCACTTACGAGACCTTTGCCGAGGCCGGCCGCCAGCATTACGGCGGCGACCTCAAGGGCAAGTGGATCCTGACCGGCGGCCTCGGCGGCATGGGCGGCGCGCAGCCGCTGGCCGCTGTCTTCGCCGGTGCCTGCTGCCTGGCGGTGGAGTGCAACCCGGACTCCATCGACTTCCGCCTGCGCACCAAATACCTGGACGAGAAGGCCGAAACCCTGGACGAAGCGCTGGAGATGATCGAGCGCTGGACCGCGGCGGGCGAAGCGAAATCCGTGGGCCTTCTGGGCAACGCGGCAGAGATCTTCCCCGAACTGGTGGAACGCGCCAAGGCGGGCGGCATCCGCCCCGATATCGTGACCGACCAGACCTCTGCCCACGACCCGGTGAACGGCTACCTGCCGCTGGGCTGGACCATGGGCGAGTGGAAGGAGCGCCGGGTCTCCGAGCCGAAAGCGGTGGAAATGGCCGCCCGCGCCAGCATGCGCGTGCAGGTGAAGGCGATGTGCGATTTCCACGCGATGGGCGTGCCGACGGTGGATTACGGCAACAACATCCGCCAGATGGCGCTGGAGGAGGGGCTAGAGAACGCCTTTGACTTCCCCGGTTTCGTGCCCGCCTACATCCGCCCGCTGTTCTGCCGCGGCATCGGCCCGTTCCGCTGGGCCGCACTCTCGGGCGATCCGGAGGATATCAGGAAGACCGACGCCAAGATGAAGGAGCTGTTCCCCGAGAACGAGGGACTGCACCGCTGGCTGGACATGGCGCAGGAGCGGATTGCCTTCCAGGGCCTGCCCGCGCGGATTTGCTGGATCGGGCTTGGCGACCGCCACAAGGCGGGCCTCGCCTTCAACGAGATGGTCCGCACTGGCGAGCTGAAGGCGCCGGTGGTCATTGGCCGCGACCATCTGGACTCGGGTTCCGTCGCGTCCCCGAACCGCGAGACCGAGGCGATGATGGACGGCTCCGACGCGGTGTCCGACTGGCCGCTGCTGAACGCGCTCCTCAACACCGCCTCCGGTGCGACCTGGGTGTCGCTGCACCACGGCGGCGGGGTCGGCATGGGCTTCTCGCAGCATTCCGGCGTGGTGATCTGCTGCGACGGCAGCGAGGACGCCGCGCGCCGGATCGGCCGCGTGCTGTGGAACGACCCGGCCACCGGCGTCATGCGCCATGCGGATGCGGGGTATGAGATCGCCAAGGACTGCGCGCGCGAGCATGGTCTGAACCTGCCCGGTATTCTGGGCTGA
- the ugpA gene encoding sn-glycerol-3-phosphate ABC transporter permease UgpA produces the protein MLKRVHFPTSALPYLLVAPQIAITLVFFLWPASQAMYQSFLIEDAFGLGTEFVWFENFEILATDPHYLASFQRTAVFSLLVAALSMGFALILAGFAQRVVRGAMFYRTMLIWPYAVAPVLAGALWVFMFNPTLGIFPYFLEFAGITWNHYLNGTQAMALVILAAAWKQVAYNFLFYLAAMQSIPNSVIEAAAIDGAGPARRFWTIIFPLISPTTFFLLVINMVYAFFETFGIIHAVTQGGPGTSTTILVYKVFNDGFVGLDLGGSAAQSVVLMVLVIAMTVVQFRFVERKVAY, from the coding sequence ATGCTCAAACGGGTGCATTTCCCAACCTCGGCGCTGCCCTACCTGCTGGTTGCGCCGCAAATCGCCATTACCCTGGTGTTCTTCCTCTGGCCTGCCAGCCAGGCGATGTATCAGTCGTTCCTGATCGAGGACGCCTTTGGCCTTGGCACCGAATTCGTCTGGTTCGAGAATTTCGAGATTCTCGCCACCGACCCGCACTATCTGGCCAGTTTCCAGCGCACCGCGGTGTTCTCATTGCTGGTGGCGGCGCTGTCGATGGGCTTTGCGCTGATCCTCGCGGGCTTTGCCCAGCGGGTGGTGCGCGGCGCCATGTTCTACCGCACCATGCTGATCTGGCCCTATGCGGTGGCGCCGGTTCTGGCGGGCGCGCTGTGGGTGTTCATGTTCAACCCCACCCTTGGCATCTTCCCCTATTTCCTGGAATTCGCGGGCATCACCTGGAACCACTACCTCAACGGCACCCAGGCGATGGCGCTGGTGATCCTGGCCGCGGCGTGGAAACAGGTCGCCTATAACTTCCTGTTCTACCTTGCCGCCATGCAGTCGATCCCCAATTCCGTGATCGAGGCCGCCGCCATCGACGGCGCAGGCCCGGCACGGCGGTTCTGGACCATCATCTTCCCGCTGATCTCGCCCACCACGTTCTTCCTGCTGGTGATCAACATGGTCTATGCCTTTTTCGAGACCTTCGGCATCATCCACGCCGTGACCCAGGGCGGCCCCGGCACCTCCACCACCATTCTGGTCTACAAGGTGTTCAACGACGGTTTTGTCGGCCTCGACCTCGGCGGCTCTGCCGCGCAGTCGGTTGTGCTGATGGTGCTGGTGATCGCCATGACCGTGGTCCAGTTCCGCTTTGTTGAAAGAAAGGTGGCATACTGA
- a CDS encoding glycerophosphodiester phosphodiesterase, whose amino-acid sequence MQYPQIPAFAARPGVIRLIGHRGARGVLPENTMEGFAFALTAGVELLELDVTATRDGVPVITHNHRLTRSMIRGADGCWLQGEEPKVASLTYAELQAYDAGGLDGSSVYGQRFPDQAFLTGVRIPRLADLLALLQRPEHQNVHLLLEIKSDPDLIGDTAARRKLVEAVVAEVRQARMQPRTVLHSFDWDLLTDCQRIAPEMPASFLTQLPENDDDAGEDSSKAVNPVAGFSAIDLPDRVAAAKGQFWCPYFLDITADSLARARALGLVTVVWTVNEPEDIDRMIALGVDAICTDFPGRVQRQLLMHGLHWRSD is encoded by the coding sequence ATGCAGTACCCCCAAATCCCCGCCTTCGCCGCCCGGCCGGGCGTGATCCGCCTGATCGGCCACCGCGGCGCCCGCGGCGTGCTGCCGGAAAACACGATGGAAGGCTTTGCGTTTGCCCTGACCGCCGGGGTGGAGCTGCTAGAGCTGGACGTGACTGCCACCCGCGACGGCGTCCCGGTGATCACCCACAACCACCGCCTCACCCGGTCGATGATCCGCGGCGCCGATGGCTGCTGGCTGCAGGGGGAGGAACCCAAGGTGGCGTCTCTGACTTACGCCGAACTGCAGGCCTATGACGCGGGCGGGCTGGACGGCAGCAGCGTCTATGGCCAGCGGTTCCCGGATCAGGCGTTTCTGACCGGCGTGCGCATTCCCCGGCTTGCGGACTTGCTGGCGCTGCTGCAGCGGCCCGAGCATCAGAACGTGCATCTGCTGCTGGAGATCAAGTCCGATCCGGACCTGATCGGCGACACCGCCGCGCGCCGCAAACTGGTGGAGGCAGTGGTGGCAGAGGTGCGCCAGGCCCGGATGCAGCCGCGCACGGTGCTGCACAGTTTCGACTGGGATCTGCTGACAGACTGCCAGCGGATCGCCCCGGAAATGCCTGCCTCCTTCCTGACCCAGCTGCCGGAGAACGACGACGACGCGGGCGAGGATTCCTCCAAGGCGGTGAACCCGGTGGCGGGCTTCAGCGCCATTGACCTGCCGGACCGGGTGGCTGCCGCCAAGGGCCAGTTCTGGTGCCCCTATTTTCTGGATATCACGGCAGACTCGCTGGCCCGCGCCCGGGCGCTGGGGCTGGTGACGGTGGTCTGGACGGTGAATGAGCCGGAAGACATCGACCGGATGATCGCCCTTGGCGTCGATGCCATCTGCACCGATTTTCCGGGGCGGGTGCAGCGGCAGTTGCTAATGCACGGGCTGCACTGGCGCTCAGACTGA
- the hutG gene encoding N-formylglutamate deformylase — MIGVTQGSSPLVLGLPHTGTDVPPEIWECLNETGRALADTDWHIHDLYSALVEEVTTVRTPIHRYVIDVNRDPAGISLYPGQNTTTLVPMTDFDGLPVWQEGREPDEAEITRRRAAYHAPYHTALAAELERVKALHGFAILYDCHSIRGDIPFLFEGRLPDFNVGTNMGETCDPAIEALTVAHCEAAEGYTSTLNGRFKGGWTTRHYGRPGEGYHAIQMELAQATYCQESPPWTYLPERAEALRAHLTNILTDLQTWRPA; from the coding sequence ATGATCGGCGTCACCCAAGGGTCATCGCCGCTGGTGCTGGGGCTGCCCCACACCGGCACCGATGTGCCGCCGGAGATCTGGGAGTGCCTCAATGAGACGGGCAGGGCGCTGGCCGACACCGACTGGCATATCCATGACCTGTATTCCGCGCTGGTGGAGGAGGTAACAACCGTGCGCACCCCCATCCACCGCTATGTGATCGACGTGAACCGCGATCCCGCCGGTATCAGCCTCTATCCCGGGCAGAACACCACCACTCTGGTGCCGATGACCGATTTCGACGGGCTGCCTGTCTGGCAGGAGGGCAGGGAGCCGGATGAGGCGGAAATCACCCGCCGCCGCGCGGCCTATCACGCGCCGTACCACACGGCGCTGGCGGCAGAGCTGGAGCGGGTGAAGGCACTCCACGGCTTTGCCATCCTCTACGATTGCCACTCGATCCGCGGCGACATCCCGTTTCTGTTCGAGGGCCGCCTGCCGGATTTCAACGTCGGCACCAACATGGGCGAAACCTGCGATCCTGCCATCGAGGCGCTGACCGTGGCCCATTGCGAGGCGGCGGAGGGCTATACCTCCACCCTCAACGGGCGCTTCAAGGGCGGCTGGACCACCCGCCACTACGGGCGGCCCGGCGAAGGCTATCACGCCATCCAGATGGAGCTGGCGCAGGCCACCTACTGCCAGGAAAGCCCGCCCTGGACCTATCTGCCGGAGCGCGCGGAAGCCCTGCGCGCCCATCTCACCAATATTCTCACCGATCTTCAGACCTGGAGGCCCGCATGA
- a CDS encoding sn-glycerol-3-phosphate import ATP-binding protein UgpC — MADIQLKDLVKSYGPTEVLHHIEGDIRDGEFIVIVGPSGCGKSTLLRMVAGLESVTSGEIAIGGRRVNELEPSARDIAMVFQNYALYPHMSVRQNMAYGLKIRKLPKDEINRRVEEAAEILEIRQYLDRKPRQLSGGQRQRVAMGRAIVRDPQVFLFDEPLSNLDAKLRVQMRLEIRKLQQRLGVTSIYVTHDQVEAMTLGDRLMVLNGGYVEQFGTPIELYDRPASVFVAGFIGSPAMNFFPADLSGGQAALPGGSVLPVASARSGTATLGLRPEHLMQDPAGPIAIEVELLEQLGANTLIHGRLPGTDLSITASVPGHANDGTGSIRRFSVAPELTHLFDPATGKRLEG, encoded by the coding sequence ATGGCTGATATTCAACTCAAAGACCTGGTGAAATCCTACGGCCCGACCGAGGTGCTGCACCATATCGAAGGCGACATCAGGGATGGCGAGTTCATCGTCATCGTCGGCCCCTCCGGCTGCGGCAAGTCCACGCTGCTGCGGATGGTGGCGGGGCTGGAAAGCGTCACCTCCGGCGAAATCGCCATCGGCGGGCGCCGGGTGAACGAGCTGGAACCCTCGGCGCGCGATATCGCCATGGTGTTCCAGAACTACGCGCTTTATCCGCATATGTCGGTGCGCCAGAACATGGCCTATGGCCTGAAGATCCGCAAACTGCCGAAGGACGAGATCAACCGCCGCGTCGAGGAGGCGGCGGAGATCCTGGAGATCAGGCAATACCTTGACCGCAAGCCGCGCCAGCTGTCGGGCGGCCAGCGCCAGCGGGTTGCCATGGGCCGCGCCATCGTGCGCGACCCGCAGGTGTTCCTGTTCGACGAGCCGCTGTCCAACCTCGACGCCAAGCTGCGGGTGCAGATGCGGCTGGAAATCCGCAAGCTGCAGCAGCGGCTGGGGGTCACGTCGATCTACGTGACCCACGATCAGGTCGAGGCGATGACGCTGGGCGACCGGCTGATGGTGCTGAACGGCGGCTATGTGGAGCAGTTCGGCACCCCGATCGAGCTTTATGACCGCCCGGCCTCGGTGTTTGTGGCGGGGTTCATCGGCAGCCCGGCGATGAATTTCTTCCCGGCGGACCTCAGCGGCGGCCAGGCCGCCCTGCCCGGCGGCAGCGTGCTGCCGGTGGCCTCTGCCCGCAGCGGCACCGCCACCCTGGGCCTGCGCCCGGAACACCTGATGCAAGACCCCGCAGGCCCCATCGCCATCGAGGTGGAGCTGCTGGAACAGCTGGGCGCCAACACCCTGATCCACGGCCGCCTGCCGGGCACCGATCTCAGCATCACCGCCAGCGTGCCGGGCCATGCCAATGACGGCACCGGCAGCATCCGCCGCTTTTCCGTGGCGCCGGAGCTGACCCACCTGTTCGATCCCGCCACCGGCAAACGTCTGGAAGGCTGA
- the ugpE gene encoding sn-glycerol-3-phosphate ABC transporter permease UgpE, with product MVENRPLTAFLTHLVLILGVLAIALPVWITFVAATHDQLRMNQAPLPLWPGDHFLVNMKQTLFGSGLSGTETAPVWLMLLNSLAMALMISTGKIAISLLSAFAIVYFKFPFRMTFFWMIFITLMLPVEVRILPTFEVVANLGMLNSYWGLSVPLIASATATFMFRQVFLTVPDELLESARIDGAGPLRFFFDILLPLSRTNIAALFVILFIFGWNQYLWPLLITTDTSMTTIVMSIKQMLEAAEQSPQWNIIMTTALLAMIPPVFVVIAMQKLFVQGLTETDK from the coding sequence ATGGTCGAAAACCGCCCCCTTACCGCCTTCCTCACCCATCTGGTGCTGATCCTTGGGGTTCTGGCGATCGCGCTGCCGGTGTGGATCACCTTTGTCGCCGCCACCCACGACCAGCTGCGGATGAACCAGGCGCCGCTGCCGCTGTGGCCCGGCGATCATTTCCTGGTGAACATGAAGCAGACCCTGTTCGGCTCCGGCCTCAGCGGGACCGAAACCGCGCCGGTCTGGCTGATGCTGCTGAACTCATTGGCGATGGCGCTGATGATCTCCACCGGCAAGATCGCGATTTCGCTGCTGTCGGCCTTTGCCATCGTCTACTTCAAGTTCCCGTTCCGCATGACCTTCTTCTGGATGATCTTCATCACCCTGATGCTGCCGGTCGAGGTGCGGATCCTGCCGACCTTCGAGGTGGTTGCCAACCTGGGAATGCTGAACAGCTATTGGGGCCTGTCGGTCCCGCTGATCGCCTCGGCCACCGCGACCTTCATGTTCCGCCAGGTGTTCCTGACGGTGCCGGATGAGCTCTTGGAAAGCGCCCGCATCGACGGCGCCGGGCCGCTCCGGTTCTTCTTTGATATCCTGCTGCCCTTGTCGCGCACCAACATCGCGGCGCTGTTCGTGATCCTGTTCATCTTCGGCTGGAACCAGTACCTCTGGCCGCTTTTGATCACCACCGACACCTCGATGACCACCATCGTGATGTCGATCAAGCAGATGCTGGAGGCGGCGGAGCAAAGCCCGCAGTGGAACATCATCATGACCACGGCCCTTCTGGCGATGATCCCGCCGGTGTTCGTGGTCATCGCAATGCAAAAGCTCTTTGTGCAGGGCTTGACGGAAACCGATAAGTAA